In Aquiflexum balticum DSM 16537, a single genomic region encodes these proteins:
- a CDS encoding DUF4249 domain-containing protein, whose amino-acid sequence MKRRYSQIIVLFLFFTALSSCRDPFEPEVSFQDSNLLVIEGYIETASNESIIRLSRTNPINSQDPIRVETGAYITLLSETGESWSFFEKEPGTYSLTGSFNTAISYRLQITLRGNEAYISDPIFPLESPEITEIGFNRNEDGVQLFVSARGNENAVYFIWDYEETWIFRAAFPSSFIFNPQTKQIDLRRPDQNIHLCWNENKVNRIVLENSSRFSDYLVNERELVFIPNLSEKLMQRYSINVRQRVLSKEAFDFWEIMRKNTEDIGGIFSPLPSLIKGNISPVDPKDPAAIGFVSMGKSSEKRHYINVDELRPWPVFIEDYARCEIFRDTIPPSDYELEFSSPNRLPVVQVNNDLIILGFQAAETRCADCTLRGTTVRPDFWED is encoded by the coding sequence ATGAAAAGAAGATATTCCCAAATAATAGTCCTCTTTCTTTTTTTCACTGCACTTTCTAGTTGCAGGGACCCTTTTGAACCTGAAGTTTCATTTCAGGATAGTAACCTGTTGGTGATAGAGGGATACATCGAAACTGCATCCAATGAGTCCATTATTCGGTTAAGCAGGACTAATCCGATCAATTCCCAAGATCCAATAAGGGTAGAAACCGGGGCATATATCACATTGCTTTCTGAAACAGGAGAATCTTGGAGTTTTTTCGAAAAAGAACCGGGTACCTATTCGTTGACAGGGTCATTCAATACTGCTATAAGCTATCGCCTTCAGATAACTCTCAGAGGTAATGAAGCTTATATATCAGATCCCATTTTTCCTCTGGAAAGCCCGGAGATTACCGAAATCGGATTTAACCGTAATGAAGATGGTGTTCAATTATTCGTGAGTGCACGGGGGAATGAAAATGCCGTGTACTTTATTTGGGACTATGAAGAAACCTGGATATTCAGGGCCGCATTTCCATCATCATTTATCTTTAATCCGCAAACCAAACAAATTGATTTGAGAAGGCCTGATCAAAACATACATTTATGCTGGAATGAAAATAAAGTAAATCGGATTGTTTTGGAAAATTCATCAAGATTTTCGGATTATTTGGTCAATGAGAGGGAGTTGGTTTTTATTCCAAATCTTTCGGAAAAATTAATGCAGCGCTATAGTATCAATGTTAGGCAGAGGGTATTGAGTAAGGAGGCTTTTGATTTTTGGGAAATTATGAGAAAGAACACGGAAGATATCGGAGGCATTTTCAGCCCATTACCTTCCTTGATCAAGGGGAACATCAGTCCTGTCGATCCAAAAGATCCTGCAGCTATTGGATTTGTCAGTATGGGTAAATCAAGTGAAAAACGCCACTATATCAATGTTGATGAACTTAGACCTTGGCCTGTATTTATAGAGGATTATGCCAGATGCGAGATTTTTAGAGACACAATCCCTCCAAGTGATTATGAACTTGAATTTTCAAGTCCAAATAGACTACCTGTTGTTCAAGTCAACAATGACTTGATTATTTTAGGTTTCCAGGCCGCAGAGACAAGATGTGCAGACTGCACCCTAAGAGGAACAACAGTTAGACCTGATTTTTGGGAGGATTGA
- a CDS encoding TonB-dependent receptor, producing the protein MKRKFLLLIIVFGLFLPFAKGQVSKSNDAEKINGLFAGIPFTRFVQQIESSTSFRFYFSQNETADLQVNISAKENTLEQVLGGIFDNTEFKFVIDENKRVFITKEKPLNLTLPESFFKPILSENDLDSAQRLADVERTYSRNKLYVIGTSSSNKEAFLKGKVTGLETGNPVFGAVVFEKVNFTRAITNENGEFQIRLPVGRHSLFIQNLGGFVEQRQISLQGDGILDISIEENVISLSEVVVNSEKMANISRPEMGVQKLNIETMKRLPAVLGEVDIIRSILTLPGVQTVGEASVGFNVRGGAADQNLILFNHSTIYNPSHLFGIFSAFNPDVVESVDLYKAGIPTKYGGRLSSVLDVNAKYGNEEKIKVSGGIGLLTGRLTVEGPIGENTTFIVGGRATYSDWLLNVLEENTDFQNGRASFYDFNFNIAHKINPKNTIRLNSYLSSDDFSFDRDTLFQYQNQNVNLSWLHYFNEKMEMELVLGRDEYKYSIEGRENPPNSFDLGFDLRQDFVKANFVYEYDDRHKLNFGVHSIRYELNPGYLSPVGSESVVIGETVNTERALETSIHIGDDFDINDRISLNYGARYVFYQFLGPNTQRLYEPGQPISSSTLIGEKTFGRGETISTNHGPEFRISGRYILNNISSIKAGYNTSRQFIHLMTNNAAIAPTDTWKLSDPNILPQWGNQISVGYYRNLRIDKYEFSVETYHRSMQNLVDFRSGATLILNNAIEQQVLRTEGRAYGAEILLKKNTGKLNGWISYTYSRSLLRTAEDETAEKINDGNWYPNNFDQPHNAGLVGNYELSKRFSASLNANYSTGRPITLPVAKFDYGGSERVYFSDRNAYRIPDYFRVDLSFNIEGNHKIRKLAHSSWSVGVYNLLGRRNPYSVYYTPVNGILQGYQLSIFANPIPFITYNFRI; encoded by the coding sequence ATGAAAAGAAAATTTTTACTCCTGATAATTGTATTTGGGTTGTTTCTTCCTTTTGCAAAAGGTCAGGTATCCAAATCAAATGATGCTGAGAAAATCAATGGCCTATTTGCAGGAATACCATTTACGCGATTTGTTCAACAAATTGAGTCCTCTACCTCCTTTCGGTTTTACTTTTCACAAAATGAAACTGCAGATCTTCAGGTCAACATCAGTGCCAAGGAAAATACGCTTGAACAAGTGCTTGGAGGAATATTCGATAATACTGAATTCAAATTTGTAATTGATGAGAACAAAAGAGTTTTCATTACCAAAGAAAAACCGTTGAATTTGACATTACCTGAAAGTTTTTTCAAACCAATACTTTCAGAAAATGACTTGGATAGTGCTCAAAGACTGGCAGATGTAGAAAGGACATATTCCAGAAATAAATTATATGTAATCGGTACATCTTCATCAAATAAAGAAGCATTCCTAAAAGGAAAGGTGACTGGCTTGGAAACCGGAAATCCTGTTTTTGGTGCTGTTGTATTTGAGAAGGTGAATTTTACCCGTGCCATCACCAATGAAAATGGAGAATTTCAAATTCGACTGCCAGTTGGACGTCACTCTCTTTTCATCCAAAATCTTGGCGGATTTGTGGAACAGAGGCAAATCAGTCTTCAGGGGGATGGAATTCTTGATATCTCTATTGAAGAAAATGTGATCAGCCTATCGGAAGTGGTGGTTAATTCCGAAAAAATGGCAAATATCTCCCGACCTGAAATGGGTGTCCAAAAGCTGAATATTGAAACCATGAAAAGGCTGCCTGCGGTTTTGGGCGAAGTGGATATCATTCGAAGTATATTGACTTTGCCGGGCGTGCAGACGGTCGGCGAAGCAAGTGTGGGATTTAATGTGCGCGGCGGTGCTGCCGACCAAAACCTCATTTTGTTCAACCATTCCACCATATACAATCCTTCTCATCTTTTTGGTATTTTTTCCGCGTTTAATCCCGACGTAGTGGAATCTGTAGATTTATACAAAGCCGGAATTCCGACTAAATATGGAGGTAGACTTTCTTCTGTTTTGGACGTCAATGCAAAATATGGGAATGAGGAAAAAATAAAAGTTTCCGGAGGGATTGGATTACTTACCGGAAGACTGACAGTGGAAGGACCAATTGGAGAAAACACTACTTTCATTGTAGGCGGTAGGGCAACTTACTCTGATTGGCTCCTGAATGTATTGGAAGAGAATACCGATTTTCAAAACGGAAGGGCTTCCTTTTATGATTTCAATTTCAATATAGCCCATAAAATCAACCCAAAAAATACTATCCGACTCAATTCTTACCTGAGCAGTGATGACTTTAGTTTTGACAGGGATACCCTATTCCAATATCAGAACCAAAATGTCAATCTTTCCTGGCTACATTATTTCAATGAAAAAATGGAAATGGAATTGGTCCTTGGAAGGGATGAATATAAATACAGTATAGAAGGAAGAGAAAATCCTCCAAATTCCTTTGACCTTGGATTTGATCTCAGACAGGATTTTGTAAAAGCCAATTTTGTTTATGAATATGATGATAGGCACAAATTGAATTTTGGTGTACACAGTATCAGATATGAATTAAACCCTGGCTACCTTTCTCCTGTCGGATCCGAATCCGTAGTTATTGGCGAAACCGTAAACACTGAACGTGCACTCGAAACCTCAATACATATCGGAGATGATTTTGATATAAACGATAGGATTTCATTGAATTATGGTGCCAGATACGTGTTTTATCAGTTTCTCGGGCCCAACACGCAAAGGCTATATGAACCGGGACAGCCCATTTCCTCTTCAACTCTTATCGGTGAAAAAACCTTTGGCAGAGGTGAAACCATCAGTACCAATCATGGACCTGAATTCAGGATATCCGGGCGGTATATCCTGAATAATATTTCTTCCATCAAAGCGGGATACAATACAAGCAGACAGTTTATCCATTTGATGACCAATAATGCCGCGATAGCGCCAACAGATACCTGGAAGCTCAGTGACCCAAATATTCTTCCACAATGGGGGAATCAGATTTCTGTGGGTTATTACAGGAATCTAAGAATAGATAAATACGAGTTTTCTGTGGAAACTTACCACAGGAGTATGCAAAATCTAGTGGATTTCAGATCGGGAGCCACTTTAATATTGAATAATGCCATTGAACAACAAGTACTCCGAACTGAGGGAAGGGCATATGGTGCAGAAATTTTGCTCAAAAAAAATACGGGCAAGCTGAATGGATGGATAAGCTACACCTACTCCAGGTCATTACTCCGTACAGCTGAGGATGAAACTGCCGAAAAAATAAATGACGGAAATTGGTATCCCAATAATTTTGATCAGCCCCATAATGCAGGACTCGTAGGAAATTACGAATTGAGTAAAAGGTTCAGTGCTTCATTAAACGCAAATTACAGTACGGGTAGGCCGATTACATTACCTGTCGCCAAATTCGATTACGGGGGGTCAGAAAGGGTATATTTCTCAGATAGAAATGCTTATCGGATTCCGGATTATTTCAGAGTAGATCTTTCATTCAATATAGAAGGAAACCACAAAATCCGTAAACTGGCCCATTCATCATGGTCTGTGGGTGTTTACAATCTATTGGGAAGACGTAATCCTTATTCCGTCTATTATACACCTGTCAACGGCATCCTTCAAGGCTACCAACTTTCCATATTTGCCAATCCAATACCATTTATCACTTATAATTTCAGGATTTGA
- a CDS encoding sugar phosphate isomerase/epimerase family protein has product MASRRNVIKTIGISAGAFLAPEILHASSDVKETQFSFCLNTSTIMGQKPGLKGYLDIAAKAGYDGVELWIRDIQEYLSSGNSLSELKKYISDSGLRFENAIGFAPWMVDDDEKRKAGFQQMEKEMELLAELGCTRIAAPAAGVNAPLDLFKAGERYKSLLDLGRKTGVMPQLEFWGAFPYFHHLGQVLMVAAVADDPDARILPDVYHLFRGGSGYDGLKMLNGNLIEIFHMNDFVDTIPREKQEDKDRVYPGDGAAPMKQILHDIRNSGGKKVLSLELFNQDYWKQDALQVARTGLSKMKKLVGEI; this is encoded by the coding sequence ATGGCCTCGAGAAGAAACGTGATAAAAACAATAGGGATAAGTGCGGGAGCCTTTTTGGCTCCGGAAATACTGCATGCTTCATCTGATGTTAAAGAAACACAATTCAGCTTTTGTCTCAACACGAGTACAATTATGGGACAAAAACCTGGATTGAAAGGATATTTAGATATTGCCGCCAAGGCCGGATACGATGGTGTGGAGTTATGGATCCGTGATATTCAGGAATACCTTTCTTCAGGAAATTCCTTGTCTGAACTGAAAAAGTATATTTCGGATTCGGGACTGCGTTTTGAGAACGCCATTGGATTTGCGCCTTGGATGGTTGATGATGATGAAAAAAGAAAGGCCGGTTTTCAACAGATGGAGAAAGAAATGGAGCTTTTGGCTGAGTTGGGCTGTACAAGAATTGCAGCTCCGGCAGCCGGGGTGAATGCACCTTTGGATTTATTCAAGGCAGGTGAACGCTACAAATCTTTGTTGGATTTGGGTAGGAAAACTGGAGTAATGCCACAATTGGAATTTTGGGGAGCTTTCCCCTATTTTCATCATTTAGGACAGGTATTGATGGTGGCGGCAGTAGCCGATGATCCTGATGCCAGAATTCTTCCTGATGTTTACCATCTTTTCCGTGGAGGTTCCGGGTATGATGGGTTAAAAATGTTGAATGGGAATCTGATAGAGATTTTTCACATGAATGATTTTGTGGATACTATCCCAAGAGAGAAACAGGAGGACAAGGACAGGGTATATCCGGGAGATGGAGCAGCACCCATGAAACAAATCCTACATGATATCAGAAATTCGGGAGGGAAAAAGGTGTTATCACTCGAGTTATTTAATCAGGACTATTGGAAGCAAGATGCCCTTCAAGTAGCCAGGACGGGTTTGTCCAAAATGAAAAAGTTGGTGGGGGAGATTTGA